The following coding sequences lie in one Mycobacterium sp. Z3061 genomic window:
- a CDS encoding universal stress protein, with translation MTTSKLGLVVGVDGSSASNAAVAWAARDAAMRNVPLTLVHMLSTYVPTFPQIPLPGGVAVWQEEDARLVLEEAAKLARESAGGSVVIGTELKSSPPIPTLVQLSEDADMVVVGSHGRGAVGRALLGSVSSGVLRGAACPVAIIPADEPDIREDAPVLVGIDGSPASELATAIAFDEASRRGVDLRAVHAWSDVEILDLGGLDWPALQEESEQILAERLAGWQERYPDVAVQRLVVCDRPARELVNQSKSAQLVVLGSRGRGGIARVLLGSVSNAVVHSVHTPIIVARAVD, from the coding sequence ATGACGACATCGAAGTTGGGCCTCGTCGTCGGAGTCGACGGGTCGTCGGCGTCGAACGCAGCGGTGGCATGGGCCGCCCGCGACGCGGCGATGCGGAACGTCCCGCTGACCTTGGTCCATATGCTCAGCACGTACGTGCCGACGTTTCCGCAGATTCCGCTGCCCGGCGGCGTCGCGGTCTGGCAGGAAGAAGACGCGCGGCTGGTGCTCGAGGAAGCTGCCAAGCTGGCGCGGGAATCGGCCGGCGGCTCCGTCGTCATCGGCACCGAGCTGAAATCGTCGCCGCCGATACCGACGCTGGTGCAACTGTCCGAAGACGCCGATATGGTCGTCGTAGGCAGCCACGGGCGCGGTGCGGTAGGCCGGGCGCTGCTGGGTTCGGTCAGCTCGGGGGTGCTGCGCGGCGCGGCCTGCCCGGTCGCCATCATCCCCGCCGATGAGCCCGACATCCGCGAGGACGCCCCCGTGCTGGTGGGCATCGACGGGTCCCCGGCTTCTGAGCTCGCCACGGCCATCGCGTTCGACGAGGCATCGCGTCGCGGCGTCGATCTGCGAGCGGTGCACGCGTGGAGCGACGTCGAGATCCTCGACCTCGGCGGCCTGGACTGGCCCGCGCTCCAGGAGGAGTCGGAGCAGATCCTCGCCGAGCGCCTCGCCGGCTGGCAGGAACGCTATCCCGACGTGGCCGTGCAGCGACTCGTGGTGTGTGACCGGCCGGCCCGCGAGCTGGTCAACCAGTCGAAGTCCGCGCAGCTGGTGGTCCTGGGCAGCCGTGGCCGGGGCGGCATCGCCAGAGTGCTGCTCGGCTCGGTGAGCAACGCGGTGGTGCACTCGGTGCACACGCCGATCATCGTGGCCCGGGCGGTCGATTAA
- a CDS encoding 3-oxoacyl-[acyl-carrier-protein] synthase III C-terminal domain-containing protein — MGTVIDRVDVARPRLRGRHSALHLAVAAAKDCLRHAGCEPHELDLVVNAGIYRDKNLGEPALAALIQDDIGANPEDPHSDAHGNDAHGTFSFDVANGACGVLTALQIVDGFLRTGSVQRALVVTSDADPGHGMSENFPFSATGAALLCGWTDADYGLSDVSWANAGDTTDDVETSSATVGFDDGRNVLRFRQSPDADDRFAAVAAEAARSCLERQGVPLAEVDLIIAAPARPRYREALRTLLGLPAEKVCVADDHRMHTAALAAAFEQQSLRPGSQILFVAAGAGVVAGAALYRQPPAH; from the coding sequence ATGGGCACAGTGATTGACCGGGTCGACGTCGCGCGTCCACGGCTGCGTGGCCGGCACAGCGCCCTGCATCTGGCCGTCGCTGCGGCGAAAGACTGTCTACGGCACGCCGGATGCGAACCGCACGAACTGGATCTGGTGGTCAACGCGGGCATCTACCGCGACAAGAACCTGGGTGAGCCGGCGCTGGCCGCACTGATCCAGGACGATATCGGGGCCAACCCGGAGGATCCGCATTCCGACGCCCACGGAAATGACGCCCACGGCACCTTCTCCTTCGACGTGGCGAACGGCGCGTGCGGCGTGCTGACCGCGCTGCAGATCGTCGACGGGTTCCTGCGGACCGGAAGCGTGCAGCGCGCGTTGGTGGTGACCAGTGACGCCGACCCCGGTCACGGAATGAGTGAGAACTTCCCGTTCTCCGCTACCGGGGCGGCACTGCTGTGCGGCTGGACCGATGCCGACTACGGTTTGAGCGACGTGTCCTGGGCCAATGCCGGCGATACGACCGATGATGTCGAGACATCCTCTGCAACAGTCGGATTCGACGACGGGCGCAATGTCCTGCGGTTCCGCCAGTCGCCCGACGCGGACGATCGTTTCGCGGCGGTGGCCGCCGAGGCGGCGCGGTCCTGCCTCGAGCGGCAGGGCGTGCCACTGGCCGAGGTCGACCTGATCATCGCCGCTCCGGCGCGCCCGCGATACCGGGAGGCGCTGCGCACACTGCTGGGGTTGCCCGCCGAAAAAGTATGCGTCGCAGACGATCACCGCATGCATACCGCGGCGCTCGCCGCGGCATTCGAACAGCAGAGTCTACGTCCCGGCAGTCAGATCCTGTTCGTGGCCGCAGGCGCGGGTGTCGTGGCCGGTGCGGCACTCTATCGCCAACCACCCGCGCACTAG
- a CDS encoding 3-oxoacyl-[acyl-carrier-protein] synthase III C-terminal domain-containing protein: MTRHWLVMETDGQGARAPYVSRLAGAGRHLPETRLTTDDLMASTRHHTHIDLEKLTGIRERRVSTGEEDSLSLATSAALNCLATAQQDPADIDVVVSCSITKFRDGLTQWLEPTMSGAVARNVGAKRAMTFDVSNACAGMLTGVTILNNWIRQGIVRRGLVVSGEYISQLSQNAARHIRNIMSKELACLTLGDAGAALLLERAPAGSAGIELAGFTTVADYSRLCLAYPQGHDPGARMFTNSRAIQKAAIANTPLLLHEVLDTVGISIHDIDHVITHQTSARAIRKGMTRMKESFGDSPQHDAVITVDRYGNTASTTHTVALVEELEAGRIVAGERVALLALASGLEIGVVLLTLDEDLVSRYGHSD, translated from the coding sequence ATGACACGGCACTGGCTGGTGATGGAGACCGACGGGCAGGGCGCCAGGGCGCCCTACGTCAGCAGGTTGGCGGGCGCCGGCCGGCACCTCCCCGAAACCCGCTTGACCACAGACGATTTGATGGCATCCACCCGCCATCACACCCACATCGACCTGGAGAAGCTGACCGGTATCCGCGAGCGCCGGGTGTCCACCGGCGAGGAGGATTCATTGTCCCTGGCCACCTCGGCGGCGCTGAACTGCCTGGCCACCGCGCAGCAGGATCCCGCGGATATCGACGTGGTGGTCAGTTGCAGCATCACGAAATTCCGCGACGGCCTCACCCAATGGCTGGAGCCCACCATGAGCGGTGCGGTGGCCCGCAACGTCGGGGCAAAGCGGGCGATGACCTTCGACGTGTCCAACGCCTGTGCCGGAATGCTCACCGGTGTAACGATTCTCAACAACTGGATCCGGCAGGGCATCGTACGGCGCGGACTGGTGGTCAGCGGCGAATACATCTCGCAGCTCAGCCAGAACGCGGCCAGGCACATCCGCAACATCATGAGCAAGGAACTGGCGTGCCTGACGCTCGGTGACGCCGGTGCGGCCCTCTTGCTGGAACGGGCCCCGGCCGGCTCCGCGGGTATCGAACTCGCCGGGTTCACCACGGTCGCCGATTACAGCCGACTGTGCCTGGCTTATCCGCAGGGCCACGACCCGGGCGCGCGGATGTTCACCAACTCGCGCGCCATTCAGAAGGCCGCGATCGCCAACACCCCGTTGTTGCTGCACGAAGTGCTGGATACGGTGGGCATTTCGATTCACGACATCGACCACGTCATCACCCACCAGACGTCTGCCCGCGCCATCCGCAAGGGCATGACGCGTATGAAGGAGTCGTTCGGTGACAGCCCGCAGCACGATGCGGTGATCACCGTCGACCGGTACGGCAACACCGCCTCGACGACGCACACGGTGGCGCTGGTGGAGGAACTGGAGGCCGGACGGATTGTGGCCGGCGAGCGGGTGGCGCTGCTGGCGTTGGCTTCCGGCCTGGAGATCGGCGTGGTCTTGTTGACCCTGGACGAGGATTTGGTGAGCCGCTATGGGCACAGTGATTGA
- the ppsA gene encoding phosphoenolpyruvate synthase, with the protein MTTTDSYVADISALRLTDAEEAGGKGANMGELVAAGLPVPPGFVLLRGGYQAAMRAGEVDAELAALHREALAQVDNSARLAELCQRMQKLVSKAGVSDDVRAQLLDSYAKLGSNCVVAVRSSATGEDGADASFAGMNRTLTNITGGEDLIDAVTQCWASLFSPRVITYRSSRGFTADPAMAVVIQQMVASEKSGVAFSADPSTGERDHLVIEAALGLGEVVVSGKVQPDTYVVDKKTLQVRDFSIGYQAFKIERGADGHDVIVELTPEQAQARVLDDDALRRVAELVVATENHHGCPQDVEWAIADGKTWLVQARPITMLYDHESEDSGESGVLVRGLPAAPGAASGRVRVLRTPQEGNRLQDNEILVAPMTNPDWLPAIRRAAALVTETGGMTCHAAIVARELRVPCVVGARDATTILHDGHVVTVDGARGTVTAGAAAAPAQVVAATPAQTTTVSEATGTKIYVNLAIPDTAEAVAAQDVDGVGLLRAEFLLTQALSGRHPRDLIARGEQAGLVDAMVASIGRIAAAFGHRPVVYRATDFRSNEFRGLQGGEAYEPVEHNPMIGYRGCYRYVNEPDLFALELEALARVRERNPNVHLMIPFVRTRWELESCLAQVDASPLGKQRGLHRWVMAEVPSVMFWLPEYIAMGIDGVSIGSNDLTQLVLGVDRDSDICAELFDESDGAVLDAIGRIISTARKHGITSSLCGQAPSTNPAFAEHLVRMGITSVSVNPDAAAATRRTVAAAERRLLLESVRG; encoded by the coding sequence ATGACCACAACCGACAGCTACGTCGCCGATATCTCGGCGCTGCGTTTGACCGACGCCGAGGAGGCCGGTGGTAAGGGCGCCAACATGGGCGAACTGGTCGCCGCCGGCCTGCCGGTTCCACCAGGGTTCGTCCTGCTGCGCGGCGGCTACCAGGCGGCGATGCGGGCCGGCGAGGTAGATGCCGAACTGGCCGCGCTGCACCGCGAAGCGCTGGCGCAGGTCGACAACAGCGCCCGGTTGGCCGAGCTGTGCCAGCGGATGCAGAAACTGGTGAGCAAGGCGGGCGTCAGTGACGACGTTCGCGCGCAGCTGCTCGACTCCTATGCCAAGTTGGGATCCAACTGCGTTGTGGCTGTTCGCTCTTCGGCAACAGGTGAGGACGGCGCCGACGCATCATTCGCCGGGATGAACCGGACGCTGACCAATATCACCGGTGGCGAAGACTTGATCGACGCCGTCACGCAGTGCTGGGCGTCGCTGTTCAGCCCACGCGTCATCACCTACCGGTCCAGCCGCGGATTCACCGCCGACCCGGCCATGGCCGTCGTCATCCAGCAGATGGTCGCCTCGGAGAAGTCCGGCGTCGCGTTCAGCGCCGACCCCAGCACGGGGGAGCGAGACCACCTCGTCATCGAGGCCGCGCTGGGTCTCGGCGAGGTCGTGGTGTCCGGGAAGGTCCAGCCCGACACCTACGTCGTCGACAAGAAGACCCTGCAGGTGCGCGACTTCTCGATCGGGTACCAGGCTTTCAAGATCGAACGTGGTGCCGATGGGCACGACGTCATCGTCGAACTGACGCCCGAGCAGGCGCAGGCGCGCGTTCTCGACGACGACGCGCTGCGCCGGGTCGCCGAACTCGTGGTCGCCACCGAGAATCACCACGGCTGCCCTCAGGACGTCGAATGGGCGATCGCCGACGGCAAGACCTGGTTGGTGCAGGCCAGGCCCATCACCATGCTGTACGACCACGAATCGGAGGATTCCGGCGAATCCGGTGTGTTGGTGCGGGGGCTGCCGGCGGCGCCCGGCGCGGCGTCCGGGCGGGTCCGGGTGCTGCGCACGCCCCAGGAGGGTAACCGGCTGCAGGACAACGAGATTCTGGTCGCGCCGATGACCAACCCGGACTGGCTGCCGGCGATCCGCCGTGCGGCGGCGCTGGTGACCGAGACCGGCGGGATGACCTGTCACGCGGCCATCGTCGCGCGCGAACTGCGGGTGCCCTGCGTGGTCGGCGCCCGCGACGCGACGACGATCCTGCACGACGGCCACGTGGTCACCGTCGATGGCGCCCGCGGCACCGTCACCGCCGGAGCCGCCGCCGCGCCGGCGCAAGTGGTGGCGGCCACGCCCGCCCAGACCACCACGGTCAGCGAAGCCACCGGCACCAAGATCTACGTCAACCTGGCGATCCCGGACACCGCCGAGGCGGTCGCCGCGCAAGATGTCGACGGAGTCGGCCTGCTGAGGGCCGAATTCCTGCTCACACAGGCTCTTTCGGGACGGCACCCGCGCGATCTGATCGCGCGGGGCGAGCAGGCCGGCCTGGTGGACGCGATGGTGGCCTCGATCGGCCGCATCGCCGCCGCGTTCGGCCACCGGCCGGTGGTCTACCGCGCCACCGACTTCCGCAGCAACGAATTCCGCGGCCTGCAGGGCGGCGAGGCCTACGAGCCGGTCGAGCACAACCCGATGATCGGCTACCGGGGCTGCTACCGCTACGTCAACGAGCCCGACCTGTTCGCCCTGGAACTGGAGGCACTGGCGCGGGTGCGGGAACGCAACCCCAACGTGCACCTGATGATTCCGTTCGTCCGGACGCGGTGGGAGCTGGAATCCTGCCTGGCGCAGGTGGATGCGAGCCCACTGGGCAAGCAGCGCGGCCTGCACCGGTGGGTGATGGCCGAAGTGCCGTCGGTGATGTTCTGGTTGCCCGAGTACATCGCGATGGGCATCGACGGGGTGTCGATCGGCAGCAACGACCTCACCCAGCTGGTTCTGGGCGTCGACCGCGACTCCGACATCTGCGCCGAGCTGTTCGACGAATCCGACGGCGCAGTACTCGATGCGATCGGACGGATCATCTCGACGGCCCGCAAGCACGGCATCACCTCATCGCTGTGCGGCCAGGCGCCGTCGACCAACCCGGCCTTCGCCGAACACCTGGTCCGGATGGGCATCACCTCGGTGTCGGTCAACCCGGATGCGGCTGCGGCCACCCGGCGTACCGTCGCGGCCGCCGAACGCCGGCTGTTGCTGGAATCGGTGCGCGGTTGA
- a CDS encoding AAA family ATPase: MEFAITAERSADATTAPFLDVRETHTGVVVLAGDRAYKAKKPVLTDFVDFRTTEQREHACRREVELNRRLSPEAYLGVAHLSDPAGGADEPIVVMRRYRDQDRLAFLVTGTGPGESAESLLDAVAAVLAEFHEGAERSPLISTQGEAGAVDQRWRANLKELHQFTAIPGVTREVIDRIERLAAEYIAGRGHLFASRIDQDNIVDGHGDLLADDIFFVEGRPALLDCLEFDDQLRHLDRIDDAAFLAMDLEFLGRKDLGDYFLARYVALTGDNAPSSLQHFYIAYRAGVRAKVDCVRFLQGRAESADDAARHLEIAADHLAAGAVRLALIGGNPGSGKSTVARGLAEQVGAHVISTDDVRRELRDSGAISGSPGVLDSGLYSPDNVAAVYETALRRARIHLGEGQSVILDGTWQDPGLRAQARRMAAETHSCAVEIMCAVPVETTAGRIEQRAAGNSDATPDIAAALAARRDAWESAVRLDTSQPLKASVAQACNAWRQVTDVNLLHRKERA, from the coding sequence ATGGAGTTTGCGATCACCGCCGAACGGTCAGCCGATGCCACTACAGCCCCGTTTCTGGATGTCCGGGAGACGCACACTGGCGTGGTGGTGCTGGCCGGAGACCGGGCGTACAAGGCCAAAAAGCCGGTGCTGACCGATTTCGTCGATTTTCGCACCACCGAGCAGCGCGAGCATGCCTGCCGGCGGGAGGTCGAGTTGAACCGCCGCTTGTCGCCCGAGGCCTACCTGGGGGTGGCCCATCTGTCCGATCCGGCCGGAGGCGCCGATGAGCCGATCGTGGTCATGCGCCGCTATCGGGATCAGGATCGGCTGGCATTTCTGGTCACCGGCACCGGGCCCGGCGAATCAGCCGAGAGCCTGCTGGACGCTGTCGCCGCCGTGTTGGCGGAGTTCCACGAGGGGGCCGAGCGCAGCCCGCTGATCAGCACCCAGGGCGAGGCCGGCGCGGTGGACCAGCGTTGGCGGGCCAACCTCAAGGAACTGCACCAGTTCACCGCGATTCCCGGTGTGACGCGGGAAGTCATCGACCGTATCGAACGTCTTGCCGCGGAATACATCGCCGGCCGGGGGCATCTGTTCGCGAGCCGGATCGACCAGGACAACATCGTCGACGGCCACGGCGACCTGCTCGCCGACGACATCTTCTTCGTCGAAGGCCGCCCGGCACTGCTGGACTGCCTCGAATTCGACGACCAACTGCGTCATCTCGACCGGATCGACGACGCCGCCTTCCTGGCCATGGACCTGGAATTCCTGGGGCGCAAAGACCTCGGCGACTACTTCCTGGCCCGCTACGTCGCGCTGACCGGCGACAACGCGCCGTCCTCGCTGCAGCACTTCTACATCGCTTACCGCGCGGGAGTACGGGCCAAGGTCGATTGTGTCCGGTTCCTGCAGGGCAGGGCGGAGTCGGCCGACGACGCCGCCCGGCACCTCGAGATCGCCGCGGATCACCTCGCCGCCGGAGCCGTCCGGCTGGCACTCATCGGCGGAAACCCTGGCAGCGGGAAGTCCACCGTGGCCCGGGGACTCGCCGAACAGGTCGGCGCGCATGTCATCTCCACCGACGATGTACGCCGGGAACTGCGGGATTCGGGCGCCATTTCCGGGAGTCCGGGCGTGCTGGACTCCGGTCTCTACAGCCCCGACAATGTCGCCGCCGTCTACGAAACCGCATTGCGGCGGGCCCGCATTCACCTGGGTGAGGGGCAGTCGGTGATCCTCGACGGAACGTGGCAGGACCCGGGTCTGCGCGCGCAGGCCCGCCGGATGGCCGCCGAAACCCATTCGTGTGCAGTGGAAATCATGTGCGCCGTGCCGGTGGAGACGACGGCCGGCCGAATCGAACAGCGGGCGGCGGGAAACTCCGACGCCACCCCGGACATCGCCGCGGCACTGGCTGCCCGCCGCGACGCCTGGGAGTCAGCAGTCCGGCTGGACACCTCTCAGCCGCTGAAAGCTTCGGTGGCACAGGCATGTAACGCCTGGCGCCAGGTTACCGACGTCAATCTTCTGCACCGAAAGGAACGCGCATGA
- a CDS encoding universal stress protein — MDAMADRHGILVAVDGSEPSNAAVVWAAHEAALRHVPLTLVHMVAAAVPMYPEMPLSMGMGIWRDEDGRRVLKHAVKVAEDIVGAATRPVPISTELKCSPPVPTLVQLSAQAEMLVVGSHGRSALGRGLLGSVSSSVVRRANCPVAVIRDEDTRTGAPVVVGIDGSPASELATAIAFEEASRRGAELRAVHAWSDIEAVELPGLDWTIFKEDADLILAERLAGWQEQFPDVTVHRVVVCDRPARQLIEQAESAQLVVVGSHGRGSVGAILLGSVSNAVLHSTSTPVIVARPVQAPSRRLTV, encoded by the coding sequence ATGGACGCGATGGCTGACCGCCACGGCATCCTCGTCGCGGTGGACGGATCGGAACCATCGAACGCTGCGGTGGTGTGGGCCGCGCATGAGGCGGCGCTGCGCCACGTTCCCCTGACGCTGGTTCACATGGTGGCCGCGGCCGTCCCGATGTACCCGGAGATGCCGCTGTCGATGGGCATGGGGATATGGCGGGATGAGGACGGCCGGCGGGTGCTCAAACACGCCGTCAAGGTGGCCGAAGACATCGTCGGTGCAGCCACCCGGCCGGTGCCGATCTCCACCGAACTGAAGTGCTCGCCACCGGTTCCGACTCTGGTTCAGCTGTCCGCGCAGGCGGAAATGCTGGTGGTGGGCAGCCACGGGCGCTCGGCGTTGGGGCGCGGACTGCTCGGGTCGGTGAGCTCGTCGGTGGTGCGACGCGCGAACTGTCCCGTGGCGGTGATCCGCGACGAAGACACCCGGACGGGAGCCCCGGTCGTCGTGGGGATCGACGGGTCGCCGGCGTCCGAACTGGCGACGGCGATCGCGTTCGAAGAAGCCTCCCGGCGCGGGGCCGAGCTCAGAGCGGTGCATGCGTGGAGCGACATCGAAGCGGTCGAACTGCCCGGCCTGGACTGGACGATCTTCAAAGAGGACGCGGATCTGATCCTGGCCGAGCGACTGGCGGGATGGCAGGAGCAGTTCCCGGATGTGACGGTGCACCGCGTGGTGGTGTGTGACCGGCCCGCCCGACAGCTCATCGAGCAGGCGGAGTCGGCGCAGCTCGTGGTGGTGGGCAGCCACGGCCGCGGCTCGGTGGGCGCCATTCTGCTGGGGTCGGTCAGCAACGCGGTGCTGCACTCCACCAGCACGCCCGTTATCGTCGCGCGACCGGTGCAGGCCCCGTCCCGTCGACTGACAGTCTGA